The following proteins are co-located in the Naumovozyma dairenensis CBS 421 chromosome 9, complete genome genome:
- the ACM1 gene encoding Acm1p (similar to Saccharomyces cerevisiae ACM1 (YPL267W); ancestral locus Anc_6.2), translating into MSSPIKRRPVLAGKNVNSYTKGSIRKNGNDSTHSSPSKKNYKIIDYALRRSPIKNVSLSPQRRKPLYSPSKLNCSTRNGTFTMFQETPEARQAILLEHSNMLVYSSSYHDENSFEEVKENMSPSKLNSKKLIRQKPTKKRVIRKPLRDLDISEYKGYIENPHTKETTELNLHTNGKIHLPSFVTPPRKHKLKDYFTTNTHEHDSSASSLHFSQTTDDINENKVVRKLEFEIFENEL; encoded by the coding sequence atgagcTCACCAATAAAAAGAAGACCAGTATTAGCAGGGAAAAATGTCAACAGTTATACAAAGGGGTCAATACGTAAAAATGGTAACGACAGTACGCATTCCTCTCCTAgtaagaaaaattacaaaataatagattATGCATTGAGACGAAGTCCAATCAAAAATGTATCTTTATCACcacaaagaagaaaaccCCTATATTCTCCTAGTAAGCTAAATTGTAGCACAAGGAACGGTACATTTACTATGTTCCAGGAAACACCTGAGGCACGTCAAGCCATTTTATTGGAACATAGTAATATGCTAGTTTATAGTAGCAGTTATCACGATGAAAATAGCTTTGAAGAGGTGAAGGAAAATATGTCTCCTAGTAAACTCAACTcgaagaaattaataagACAAAAACCCACAAAAAAGAGGGTTATAAGGAAACCACTTCGAGATCTTGATATTTCAGAATATAAGGGTTACATTGAAAATCCTCATACTAAAGAAACTACAGAACTGAATTTGCATACCAACGGTAAGATCCATTTACCGAGTTTTGTGACACCACCTAGAAAACATAAATTAAAGGACTATTTCACTACCAATACCCACGAACATGATAGCAGTGCATCAAGCTTACATTTTTCTCAAACCACTGAcgatattaatgaaaataaagtcGTAAGAAAATTAGAGTTTGAAATTTTCGAGAATGAATTATAG
- the PLC1 gene encoding phosphatidylinositol phospholipase C (similar to Saccharomyces cerevisiae PLC1 (YPL268W); ancestral locus Anc_6.3), with product MALDEPSNVPTTSITKRSSGDESATYSGLNLARTIKTVFRRSSDHITYINTTNISTNTNDAGPLTYSNSFWVDVNEYTGSKALMISNQLSHSCKLFQTDGIILKKITRRKQKAYRFKLGNHLDIITWKNDTKILRLDSVKDIRIGEMATNYREEYGISDEFSNVWMTIIYNISKNKLKALHLMAENTKDFDLIFNCIFGLVKSRKELMESISVPDNEKFANIHWHTTVSERKEDESKDTLSFEDVKKLCDRFHIYCSSNYLQIFSRIADVNQNDLLNFQEFQSFVKLLKKRREIENIWNAITNGSQKLSLEQFRHFVIETQNEYYTKAELRNIFKQYMKKESDSDGLFIDEEGFIKYLNAQNAMHETKEDYTKPLNHYFIASSHNTYLLGKQYGETASVEGYIQVLQRGCRCVEIDIWDDDSGPVVCHGFLTTAIPLRDVIDIIRKYAFIVSSYPLIISLEINCNKENQRKTSMIIKELLGPMIYYGSQDPSLMLPSPKELKHKIIIKSKKTKHYSLAGSMTSPPSPMDSSTVSSFSSSYESEVDNNHNTMSTPSFSSSKHTISKEKAKRRNSNSSMTRVRRINLKNHIEVIHEMLEISAIHGLKFRNFSLSESKATTHCFSLNEKKLDAMSMDKSLNLSIDKHNRKYLMRVYPNIFRYKSSNFNPIKFWKSGCQMVALNWQTKDLGQQINLAMFQLTNQKDDVLHSGYILKPPTLLPVVSKAKEIPILYENLKKERKLKDVTIQILSVQLLPNLKETKNTKKDETFGSYVIFEYIDDEEPLSFDVTKNGTKISSCEASTIQCKENGFNPTWETELKLTLNCLDFTFIKFTVMANGVPLATSCLKLSYLKSGYRHIPLYSLEGEQYIFSTMFIYTKVIDQ from the coding sequence ATGGCCCTTGATGAACCATCAAATGTGCCTACTACATCAATTACCAAAAGATCAAGTGGCGATGAATCAGCTACATATTCTGGTCTCAATCTAGCAAGAACCATTAAGACAGTCTTCAGAAGGAGTTCAGATCATATTACTTACATCAATACTACAAATATTTCTACTAATACAAACGATGCAGGCCCATTAACGTATTCGAATTCATTTTGGGTTGATGTTAATGAGTACACTGGTTCGAAGGCATTGATGATATCAAATCAATTATCGCATTCATGTAAATTATTTCAAACTGATGGgattatattgaaaaagattACTAGAAGGAAACAAAAGGCTTATAGGTTTAAATTAGGGAACCATTTAGATATTATTACATGGAAAAATGatacaaaaatattacGATTAGATTCTGTTAAAGATATTAGAATTGGAGAAATGGCAACAAATTATCGTGAAGAGTATGGGATAAGTGATGAATTTTCGAATGTTTGGATgacaataatatataatatttccAAGAATAAGTTGAAAGCTTTACATCTAATGGCTGAAAATACAAAAGATTTCGATTTGATATTTAATTGTATCTTTGGTTTAGTAAAATCAAGGAAAGAATTGATGGAAAGTATTTCTGTTcctgataatgaaaaattcgCTAATATTCATTGGCATACTACTGTCTCTGAAAGGAAAGAGGATGAAAGTAAAGATACATTATCTTTTGAAGATGTGAAAAAGTTGTGCGACAGATTCCATATCTACTGTTCCTCTAATTAccttcaaattttttctaGAATTGCAGACGTTAACCAAAATGATCTTTTGAATTTCCAAGAATTCCAAAGttttgtaaaattattgaaaaaaagacGAGAGATAGAGAATATATGGAATGCCATAACAAATGGCTCTCAAAAATTGAGTTTGGAGCAATTCCGCCATTTCGTGATAGAGACTCAGAATGAATATTATACAAAGGCAGAACTGcgaaatattttcaagCAATATATGAAGAAGGAATCTGATTCTGACGGACTgtttattgatgaagaaggttttattaaatatttaaatgcACAAAATGCAATGCATGAAACCAAGGAAGACTACACGAAACcattgaatcattattttattgCATCTTCCCACAATACATATCTTCTAGGGAAACAATACGGAGAAACAGCTTCCGTGGAAGGTTACATACAGGTTTTACAAAGAGGTTGCAGATGCGTAGAAATTGATATATGGGATGATGATAGTGGACCTGTTGTATGTCACGGATTTTTAACCACAGCAATCCCTTTAAGAGATGTGATTGATATCATCAGGAAATATGCATTTATTGTTTCTTCATATCcactaataatatcattagaaatcaattgtaataaagaaaatcaaagaaagaCGTCGATGATAATTAAAGAACTACTCGGACCTATGATCTATTACGGCTCTCAGGATCCATCTCTCATGTTACCGTCACCTAAGGAATTAAAAcataaaattataataaaatccAAGAAAACCAAACATTACTCCTTGGCTGGTTCAATGACATCACCTCCTTCACCAATGGATTCGAGTAcagtttcatcatttaGTTCCTCTTATGAATCCGAGgttgataataatcataatacCATGTCCACTCCATCGTTTAGTTCTTCAAAGCATACAATATCTAAGGAGAAGGCGAAAAGACGAAATTCAAATAGTTCCATGACAAGGGTGCGGCgaataaatttaaagaatcatATTGAAGTTATTCATGAAATGTTAGAGATCTCAGCGATACATGGACTTAAATTTaggaatttttcattatcagaaTCAAAGGCAACGACTCattgtttttcattaaatgaaaaaaaattggatgCGATGTCAATGGATAAATCCcttaatttatcaatagaTAAACACAATAGGAAGTATCTCATGCGGGTGTATCCTAATATATTCAGGTataaatcttctaattttaatcctattaaattttggaaatcagGATGTCAAATGGTGGCCTTAAATTGGCAGACAAAAGATTTAGGGCAACAGATTAACTTGGCAATGTTTCAATTGACAAATCAAAAGGATGATGTTTTGCATTCCGGTTATATTTTGAAACCACCTACTCTGTTACCAGTAGTTTCGAAAGCAAAAGAAATTCCAATACTATATGAAAATCTGAAAAAGGAACggaaattaaaagatgtgacaattcaaatattatcCGTCCAATTACTACCAAACTTGAAGGAAACTAAGAACACCAAGAAAGATGAAACGTTTGGATCATATGTAATCTTTGAGTATATTGATGACGAGGAGCCATTAAGTTTTGATGTCACAAAGAATGGGACCAAGATTTCAAGCTGTGAAGCATCCACAATCCAGTGTAAGGAGAATGGATTTAACCCTACGTGGGAGacagaattgaaattgacTTTGAACTGTCTAGATTTTACgtttatcaaatttacTGTCATGGCAAATGGGGTTCCATTGGCTACCTCCTGTTTGAAGTTAAGTTATTTGAAAAGTGGCTATAGACACATTCCGTTATATAGTCTAGAAGGTGAACAATATATCTTTTCCACgatgtttatatatacaaaagTGATAGATCAATGA
- the KAR9 gene encoding Kar9p (similar to Saccharomyces cerevisiae KAR9 (YPL269W); ancestral locus Anc_6.4), which produces MDKEGILNDDNDDMIITAEVETSPEPSNIHLEARANEERNRPAPLPQNDRFRILDGSISVLSKINDITEATAVTLQFQLTSLRNMLVSLNTVTLPGLLPTDNLRTPGEVISYMNGLQQDQTTLSLLMDQVSKIEPSLSHILDILELKLTSSSDHPLEIDFNQLFDLIEACTTDKNMLVKKLHLLKQLRGTSLEFNEISKDHMDTLDELINKNIKECFQVQELKFSSPIRHTPTFTLNQLTKLLSTSGNHHSIRHVHGSPGKRLSSPLSSSSSLMMEPKIPIFTRIDEQLSDNFTTLKNRIPPIEKSLTEILPQRIEQFSLRESIDSIVSILLDFLQKKYERIMKNFKFLTNEIKELKYELIEKRWNALFINLNHELECIIDEVQSLINKLETNEFLTKDIEELFEKQLRQKSKTISKTFNIIYRAIEFSLLDAGIALKTNDLAQKWLEIGTKTDNLLLANFNKSRELSQYIEVRNNKNLSENGQNDNEDGATPEGNASIDSITDAIGNLSLNFEELSPGKKTRKKFGAVLLRKMNIRPADSEDESPTETNDNNPFFDMSSPVKTDNFLTSGTLTLNSVPNLPYDDNKNIVDDNVNSFEDIDTRIPSPTRSSVTRANVAHKVPQISARLSTVFEQAYSDNSQFSTPEQVLEVPQLSIQQLQLQKINYHSSRRSLIPRSINKIDVGVQNYLIASRKEKLSHTMDNSKEPFGLWTPSSRRRTELKQPTPLSELLCSVPRSRKASILERTR; this is translated from the coding sequence ATGGATAAAGAAGGAATACTCAACGATGATAACGatgatatgataataaCGGCCGAAGTCGAAACCTCTCCTGAACCTTCCAACATTCACTTAGAAGCGAGAGCGAATGAAGAACGAAATAGGCCTGCACCACTACCACAAAATGACAGATTTCGAATTCTTGATGGTAGTATAAGTGTCTTGTCgaaaataaatgatataaCGGAAGCAACAGCGGTCACTTTACAATTCCAATTGACTTCTCTTCGCAACATGCTAGTATCTCTAAATACAGTGACGTTACCAGGATTACTACCCACAGATAACCTAAGAACACCGGGTGAAGTAATTTCGTATATGAATGGTCTTCAACAGGATCAAACTACCCTTTCCCTTTTGATGGATCAAGTTTCTAAGATTGAACCTTCCTTGTCTCATATACTAGATATATTAGAGCTCAAACTGACATCTTCTTCAGACCATCCATTGGAAATAGATTTTAATCAGCTGTTCGATCTGATAGAAGCATGTACTACTGATAAAAACATGCTAGTGAAGAAGCTACATCTGCTGAAACAATTGAGAGGTACGTCATTAGAGTTCAACGAAATCTCCAAGGATCACATGGATACATTGGATgagttaataaataaaaatattaaagaatgCTTTCAAGTACAGGAACtgaaattttcatcacCTATTCGACATACTCCTACATTTACATTGAATCAACTAACAAAATTGTTATCGACAAGCGGAAATCATCATTCTATTCGTCATGTTCATGGGAGTCCCGGTAAACGGTTAAGTTCCCCATtatcttcctcttcctccTTAATGATGGAGCCaaaaattccaattttcACACGAATAGATGAACAACTTTCTGATAATTTTACAACTTTGAAGAATAGGATACCaccaattgaaaaaagtttGACTGAAATTTTACCTCAACGTATTGAACAGTTCAGTTTACGAGAGTCGATAGACTCAATCGTGTCTATATTGCTTGATTTCCtacaaaagaaatatgaaagaataatgaagaatttcaaatttcttacGAACGAAATCAAAGAGTTAAAATATGAATTAATAGAAAAAAGATGGAATgcattatttattaatttgaatcatGAGTTGGAATgtattattgatgaagttCAATCGCTGATTAATAAGTTGGAAACTAACGAATTTTTAacaaaagatattgaagaaCTATTCGAAAAGCAACTGCGacaaaaatcaaaaacCATATCAAAAACTTTTAATATCATATATAGAGCCattgaattttctttgttggACGCTGGCATCGCATTAAAAACTAATGATTTGGCTCAAAAATGGTTAGAAATAGGAACTAAAACAGATAATTTACTATTAGcgaattttaataaatcgAGAGAATTGAGTCAATATATTGAAGTacgaaataataaaaacttATCTGAAAATGGACAAAATGATAACGAGGATGGTGCTACCCCTGAAGGAAACGCCAGTATTGACTCTATAACAGATGCAATTGGTAATTTGTCActaaattttgaagaattaagtCCCGGGAAAAAGACCAGGAAAAAATTTGGGGCAGTATTGTTAAGAAAGATGAATATTCGTCCGGCTGATTCAGAAGATGAGTCACCTACAGAaactaatgataataaccCGTTCTTTGATATGTCTTCACCGGTTAAAACAGATAACTTTTTAACATCAGGAACACTAACACTGAATTCTGTTCCAAATTTACCATATGATGACAACAAAAATATCGTAGATGATAATGTGAACAGTTTTGAAGATATAGACACAAGAATCCCGTCGCCAACTCGCAGTTCTGTGACACGGGCAAATGTTGCCCATAAAGTCCCTCAAATATCAGCTAGGTTATCAACCGTATTTGAACAAGCATACTCAGATAATTCTCAATTCTCGACACCAGAACAAGTGCTTGAAGTGCCTCAACTGTCTATACAACAGttacaattacaaaagaTAAATTACCACTCAAGCAGGAGAAGTTTGATTCCAAGATCTATAAATAAGATCGATGTGGGTGTAcagaattatttaattgcttcgaggaaagaaaaattaagcCATACAATGGATAACAGTAAAGAACCGTTTGGATTATGGACACCATCCTCTAGGAGGAGAACTGAGCTGAAACAGCCAACACCGTTATCTGAGTTACTTTGTTCAGTTCCTAGAAGTAGGAAAGCGAGCATTCTGGAAAGAACTCGATGA
- the DIM1 gene encoding putative dimethyladenosine transferase (similar to Saccharomyces cerevisiae DIM1 (YPL266W); ancestral locus Anc_6.1), which yields MAKAAKKKYSGAPTTTKQVAAEKHLSSVFKFNTDLGQHILKNPLVAQGIVDKAQIKPSDIVLEVGPGTGNLTVRILEQARNVIAVEMDPRMAAELTKRVHGTPGEKKLEIMLGDFMKTELPYFDICISNTPYQISSPLVFKLINQPRPPRVSILMFQREFAMRLLARPGDSLYCRLSANVQMWANVTHIMKVGRNNFRPPPQVESSVVRIEIKNPRPQVDFNEWDGLLRIVFVRKNRMISAGFKSSTVLEILEKNYKTYLAMNNEMVDDTKGSMTAIVKEKIETVLRETGLADKRAGKCDQNDFLKLLYAFHQVGIHFS from the coding sequence atggCTAAAGCtgcaaagaagaaatattcaGGTGCTCCCACCACTACTAAACAAGTAGCTGCTGAAAAGCATTTAAGTTCAgtattcaaattcaatacTGATCTTGGTCAACATATCTTAAAGAATCCATTAGTTGCCCAGGGGATTGTTGACAAAGCGCAAATAAAACCATCTGATATCGTCTTAGAAGTTGGTCCAGGTACAGGTAACTTAACAGTGAGAATCCTAGAACAAGCGAGAAACGTCATTGCTGTGGAAATGGATCCAAGAATGGCTGCTGAGTTGACTAAGCGTGTTCATGGTACACCaggagaaaaaaaattagaaattaTGTTGGGAGATTTTATGAAAACTGAATTACCTTATTTCGATATTTGTATATCAAATACTCCATATCAAATTTCATCTCCACTGGTATTTAAATTGATCAATCAACCAAGACCCCCAAGAGTCTCTATACTGATGTTCCAAAGAGAATTTGCAATGAGACTGTTGGCAAGACCTGGTGATTCTTTATATTGTAGATTGTCTGCAAATGTACAAATGTGGGCAAATGTGACGCATATTATGAAAGTTGGTAGAAATAATTTCCGACCACCACCACAAGTGGAATCTAGTGTAGTAAGGattgaaattaagaatCCAAGACCTCAAGTGGATTTTAATGAATGGGACGGTTTATTGAGAATTGTGTTCGTGAGGAAAAATAGAATGATATCGGCAGGTTTCAAATCTTCTACGGTATTGGaaatattagaaaaaaattataaaacTTATCTAGCAatgaataatgaaatgGTTGATGATACTAAGGGTTCTATGACGGCCATTGTCAAGGAAAAAATCGAAACTGTCCTTAGGGAAACAGGATTGGCTGATAAGAGAGCAGGAAAATGTGATCAAaatgatttcttgaaattgttATATGCTTTCCATCAAGTGGGTATTCATTTCTCATGa
- the CRG1 gene encoding S-adenosylmethionine-dependent methyltransferase, with translation MSSPIVPNTSVDVGNLAQQLNQILVYKIYIEKMPSTSYLDKNYKSTHYNNVRPSYPKTLITEILNYHMGPCERLVDVGCGTGKATVLFKDNFKEIVGVDPSESMLKSFADVIENDVAESERGKFKLIKAPGESFPEVENSSVDLVIGAESIHWCDMPKLFNEVNRVLRDDGTFAFWFYCQPEFMDLGPKAHEIYYKYGWSEQFMGKYLTAEQRAFFNTFGGPKLPELLGKEFRDIEFRKHDALHKDIKEVSSFYMDGSMTLQDFKGLVKSWSLYASWKRDHPDEPDIADTFIDELKTECSVESESTPLRVEWDTFHYLCRKK, from the coding sequence ATGTCTTCCCCTATTGTTCCCAATACGTCTGTTGATGTAGGCAACCTGGCTCAAcaattaaatcaaatattagtttataaaatatatatagaaaaaatgCCAAGTACTAGTTATCTTGATAAAAACTATAAATCAACTCATTATAACAATGTTCGTCCATCATACCCTAAAACGTTAATCACTGAAATCCTAAATTATCATATGGGTCCATGCGAACGTTTAGTTGATGTCGGATGTGGTACTGGTAAGGCAACTGTACTTTTCAAAGACAATTTTAAAGAGATTGTAGGTGTTGATCCTTCTGAGAGTATGTTAAAATCTTTTGCGGATGTAATCGAAAACGATGTAGCAGAAAGTGAAAGAGGGAAAtttaaattgattaaagCACCAGGTGAAAGTTTTCCAGAAGTTGAAAACAGTTCTGTCGATCTCGTCATAGGTGCTGAGTCCATTCATTGGTGTGACATGccaaaattatttaacGAAGTTAATAGAGTCTTAAGAGATGACGGAACTTTTGCATTTTGGTTTTATTGTCAACCTGAATTTATGGATTTAGGACCAAAAGCTCAtgaaatttattacaaatatGGTTGGAGTGAGCAATTTATGGGTAAGTATTTGACCGCTGAACAGAGAgcatttttcaatactttTGGAGGTCCAAAATTACCTGAATTATTGGGTAAGGAATTCAGagatattgaatttagaaAACATGACGCTCTTcataaagatattaaagaagTCTCTTCGTTCTATATGGATGGTTCTATGACTTTGCAAGATTTTAAAGGGTTAGTTAAAAGTTGGAGTTTATACGCCTCCTGGAAAAGAGATCATCCTGACGAACCAGATATCGCTGACACttttattgatgaattaaaaaCTGAATGTTCTGTTGAGAGTGAATCAACACCATTAAGAGTAGAATGGGATACTTTCCACTATTTATgcagaaaaaaataa
- the MDL2 gene encoding ATP-binding cassette permease MDL2 (similar to Saccharomyces cerevisiae MDL2 (YPL270W); ancestral locus Anc_6.5): MIKNIFPLSIPQTISPFSKPNLAVRTYSILTSNQFNNAKWMYNDLLISKGDHISCRQGSRYDRDISKTNLSRNLSISTQKSQYHTNHSILSRLSILSLTAKQDSILLLKTKPFNCNKVALRFNSTTNTTDTIPPHTESTESTKASTEPNEIEPDQGESNFKDVFRLFLLVKKDYKLLIVSLTLLTISCTIGMMIPKIIGLILDALKSVATTPDGGSSPPPTIMFGLTLYEFLGGFSVALFIGCAANYGRLILLRILSERLVARLRSVVMKHTLHQDSEFFDVHKVGDLISRLGADSYIVSRSITQKISDGVKSLICGGVGIGMMLELSMDLSSVLVCFVIPVVLSASIFGKQIRINSRELQDATGQLTRVSEEQLNGVRTVQSFVAEQREIKRFNHSIREIFDVGKRAAFINAKFFTSTSLVGDLSFLTVLVYGSYLVLHGSLTIGDLTAFMLYTEYTGNAIFGLSTFYSEIMQGAGAASRLFELTDRVPTIRPTLGKTYTPGKGEIEFKNVSFAYPTRPSNQIFKSLNFKIKPGSNVCIVGPSGKGKSTIALLLLHYYNPTSGQILIDGQDITKLNSKSLRRQIAVVQQEPVLMSGTIRDNITYGLTEEPTKEEIRTVAKQCFCHNFIVKFPYTYDTYIGPHGTLLSGGQKQRIAIARALIKKPNILILDEATSALDVESEGAINYTFGQLMKSKSMTIVSIAHRLSTIRRSENIIVLGNDGSVVEMGKFKELFADPTSELSKLLNEKSSRKKVVTKTVPPVSSTSVSSANGSSIHHEGTILEEDHAQEDHESEAPPTIITTQQLEDSIESVLNDVSAESKPIKLSPKDPL; encoded by the coding sequence ATGATCAAAAACATCTTCCCTTTATCTATACCTCAAACAATATCTCCGTTTTCCAAACCCAATCTGGCAGTTCGTACTTATTCCATTTTAACTTCCaatcaatttaataatgCAAAATGGATGTATAATGACTTACTTATATCGAAAGGTGATCATATATCATGTCGTCAAGGGAGCCGCTACGACAGGGATATTTCCAAGACTAATTTAAGTCGAAACCTCTCAATTTCAACTCAGAAATCACAATATCACACAAATCATTCCATATTAAGTAGACTGTCTATTTTAAGTTTAACTGCTAAACAGGATAGCATATTACTACTTAAAACCAAACCCTTCAATTGCAATAAAGTCGCATTAAGGTTTAACTCCACTACAAATACTACCGATACCATTCCGCCTCACACGGAATCTACCGAGTCTACAAAAGCATCCACAGAACCCAATGAAATAGAGCCTGATCAAGGGGAATCGAATTTTAAAGATGTATTCCGACTATTCCTCCTGGTGAAAAAGgattataaattattaatcGTGTCATTGACCCTCCTTACAATATCATGTACCATAGGCATGATGATCCCCAAGATAATTGGGTTGATATTAGATGCTTTGAAGTCAGTAGCTACAACACCAGATGGTGGTTCGTCTCCTCCTCCAACAATAATGTTCGGTTTAACACTGTATGAATTCTTAGGAGGCTTTTCTGTTGcattatttattggatGCGCAGCTAACTATGGAAGGCTGATCTTGTTAAGAATTTTAAGTGAAAGGTTGGTGGCTAGATTACGCTCTGTAGTGATGAAACATACGTTACATCAAGATTCTGAATTCTTTGACGTTCATAAAGTTGGTGACTTGATATCAAGGTTAGGCGCTGATTCGTATATAGTGTCGAGGTCTATTACTCAGAAGATTTCTGATGGTGTTAAGAGTCTTATTTGTGGTGGTGTCGGGATAGGAATGATGTTAGAACTTTCAATGGATTTATCATCCGTTTTAGTTTGTTTTGTTATACCTGTTGTATTAAGTGCATCGATCTTTGGGAAACAAATTAGAATAAATTCAAGAGAATTACAAGATGCAACAGGTCAACTTACCAGGGTTTCTGAAGAACAGCTGAATGGTGTTAGAACAGTTCAATCATTTGTAGCGGAACAAAGAGAAATAAAACGATTCAATCACTCGATTAGGGAAATTTTTGACGTTGGTAAGAGAGCTGCGTTCATTAACGCGAAATTCTTCACGTCTACAAGTCTTGTTGGTGATCTAAGTTTTTTAACTGTGTTAGTCTATGGTTCTTACTTAGTGTTACATGGTTCTTTGACAATTGGTGACCTAACTGCCTTTATGTTATATACAGAATATACGGGGAATGCTATATTTGGTTTATCTACGTTCTATTCTGAAATCATGCAAGGTGCAGGTGCTGCATCaagattatttgaattaacTGATCGTGTACCAACTATAAGACCTACTTTAGGGAAAACATATACTCCAGGGAAAggtgaaattgaatttaaaaatgtaTCATTTGCATATCCAACTAGACCAAGtaatcaaattttcaaaagtttgaatttcaaaataaaaccAGGTTCAAACGTTTGTATTGTAGGACCTTCAGGGAAGGGGAAGTCGACAATAgctttattgttattacaTTACTATAACCCAACAAGTGGTCAGATATTGATTGATGGTCAAGATATCACGAAGTTAAACAGCAAATCACTAAGAAGACAAATAGCTGTAGTTCAACAAGAACCTGTACTGATGTCAGGTACCATTAGAGACAATATTACGTACGGTCTGACTGAAGAAccaacaaaagaagaaattagaaCTGTAGCAAAACAATGTTTTTGCCATAACTTCATTGTGAAATTCCCTTATACGTATGATACATACATTGGACCCCATGGTACTTTATTGAGTGGTGGTCAAAAGCAACGTATAGCGATTGCTAGAGCACTAATCAAGAAaccaaatattttgatcCTGGATGAGGCCACTTCTGCCTTGGATGTAGAAAGTGAAGGTGCAATTAACTACACATTTGGCCAGTTAATGAAAAGTAAATCAATGACTATTGTCAGCATTGCCCATAGATTAAGTACCATTAGGAGGtctgaaaatattattgttctCGGTAATGATGGATCTGTGGTTGAGATGGGTAAATTTAAGGAACTGTTTGCTGACCCGACTAGTGAGCTATCCAAActattaaatgaaaaatcaagTAGAAAGAAAGTTGTTACCAAGACAGTCCCGCCTGTGTCTTCCACATCAGTCTCCTCTGCTAATGGTTCAAGTATTCACCACGAAGGGACAATACTAGAAGAGGACCATGCACAAGAGGATCACGAGTCGGAAGCACCCCCAACCATAATAACGACTCAACAACTTGAAGACTCAATTGAATCCGTCCTCAATGATGTTTCAGCGGAAAGCAAACCAATTAAACTCTCTCCTAAGGACCCGCTCTGA
- the ATP15 gene encoding F1F0 ATP synthase subunit epsilon (similar to Saccharomyces cerevisiae ATP15 (YPL271W); ancestral locus Anc_6.6): MSSSAVWRKAGITYSAYLSIAARTLRAALKPELQTATVMARSHTDAYFTKYKDGAPASEPESLQKK, translated from the coding sequence atGTCATCATCTGCAGTATGGAGAAAAGCTGGAATCACATATAGTGCATATCTATCAATCGCAGCAAGAACGTTGCGTGCTGCTTTGAAACCAGAATTACAAACAGCCACAGTCATGGCCAGATCACATACAGATGcatattttacaaagtATAAAGATGGGGCTCCAGCTAGCGAACCGGAATCTcttcaaaagaaataa